In Cololabis saira isolate AMF1-May2022 chromosome 14, fColSai1.1, whole genome shotgun sequence, a single genomic region encodes these proteins:
- the or6at1 gene encoding olfactory receptor 10J4 codes for MELLMFENPTDSNLTSHRSSLANGTWSSGGVTFFIIQGLAGLGEKRLSLFVILFVGYVIILAGNTMIIFVVRTENPKLSSPMYFFLRNLSFVDLVYTTTTIPNMLAGSLTNRLTISVPGCFLQMYFFIQLAVTGRGILTAMAYDRYLAICNPLRYTAIMTRPVQMLLVAAAWGFGVLCTLPVTIMGVQRPYCGPNVVKHGWCDPSSVRRLVCADTSIDGITSLSFALVALLTTGILIATSYILITVSISRMGIAERLKSFGTCAAHLTVVSISYSAASCVYISYRVGNISSEVRVIVAVLYSALTPFLNPMIYSLRNKELREAIRRTFRRFSPAAVSVTKDINTVARAPVNWNFSSNT; via the exons ATGGAGCTGCTGATGTTTGAAAACCCGACAG ATTCAAACCTGACCAGTCATAGATCAAGCTTGGCAAACGGCACCTGGAGTTCTGGCGGTGTCACGTTCTTCATCATCCAGGGCCTTGCTGGCCTTGGGGAGAAGAGGCTGAGTCTTTTTGTGATCCTGTTTGTGGGCTATGTCATCATCCTGGCAGGAAACACCATGATCATCTTTGTGGTACGAACCGAAA ATCCGAAACTCAGTTCTCCAATGTACTTCTTCCTCCGGAACCTCTCATTCGTGGACTTGgtctacaccaccaccaccatccccAACATGCTGGCCGGCTCCCTGACAAACAGATTAACCATCTCTGTCCCAGGGTGCTTCCTCCAGATGTACTTCTTCATTCAACTCGCCGTAACCGGCCGTGGGATCCTCACTGCCATGGCGTATGACCGCTACTTGGCCATCTGCAACCCTCTGCGCTACACCGCCATCATGACGCGGCCGGTCCAGATGCTCCTCGTGGCGGCAGCATGGGGATTCGGTGTCCTCTGTACACTACCTGTCACCATCATGGGTGTGCAGCGTCCTTATTGCGGTCCAAATGTTGTCAAGCACGGCTGGTGCGACCCATCATCTGTAAGAAGGCTGGTGTGTGCTGACACGTCTATAGACGGCATCACGTCACTTTCCTTTGCCTTGGTGGCACTGCTGACCACAGGAATCCTCATTGCCACCTCTTACATCCTGATCACCGTCTCCATATCCAGGATGGGGATTGCTGAGAGGCTGAAGTCCTTCGGGACATGTGCTGCCCACCTGACCGTGGTCTCCATCTCTTACAGTGCAGCATCATGCGTCTACATTTCCTACAGGGTGGGAAACATTTCTTCAGAG gttcgtGTGATTGTTGCTGTGCTGTACTCGGCTCTGACTCCATTCCTGAACCCAATGATCTACAGTCTGAGGAACAAGGAGCTCAGAGAGGCCATCAGGAGGACTTTTAGAAGGTTTAGCCCTGCTGCTGTTTCAGTTACAAAGGATATAAACACCGTGGCCAGAGCACCTGTAAACTGGAACTTTTCCTCCAACACATAA